A genomic segment from Klebsiella africana encodes:
- a CDS encoding lysylphosphatidylglycerol synthase domain-containing protein produces the protein MSKSHPRWRLAKRVLTGLFFIAVIVLLVIYAQKVDWQDVWKVIRGYDRLALGSAIALVIVSYLIYGCYDLLGRAYCGHKLAKRQVMLVSFICYAFNLTLSTWVGGIGMRYRLYSRLGLNGSTITRIFSLSITTNWLGYILLGGVIFTADLVKLPPHWYISQTTLRIIGGVMLVLTLCYLFGCAFAKRRHLTIKGQRLVLPSWRFALLQMGLSAANWMAMGAIIWLLLGSEINYFLVLGVLLVSSIAGVIIHIPAGIGVLEAVFIAMLSGEEITKGAIIAALLAWRALYYFLPLLLATVAYLLLESRAKKLRQKNERKLARE, from the coding sequence ATGAGCAAATCGCATCCCCGCTGGCGATTGGCAAAAAGAGTATTGACCGGGCTCTTTTTTATCGCCGTCATCGTCCTGCTGGTGATTTACGCGCAGAAGGTCGACTGGCAGGACGTGTGGAAGGTGATCCGCGGCTACGACCGGCTGGCGCTGGGCAGCGCCATTGCGCTGGTTATCGTCAGCTATCTGATCTATGGCTGCTACGATCTACTTGGCCGCGCCTATTGCGGGCACAAGCTGGCGAAACGCCAGGTGATGCTGGTGTCGTTTATCTGTTATGCCTTTAACCTGACACTCAGCACCTGGGTCGGCGGGATCGGTATGCGCTACCGGCTGTACTCGCGACTGGGGCTGAACGGCAGCACCATTACGCGTATTTTTTCCTTAAGCATTACCACCAACTGGCTGGGCTATATCCTGCTCGGTGGCGTGATATTTACGGCGGATCTGGTGAAGCTGCCGCCGCACTGGTACATCAGCCAAACCACTCTGCGCATTATCGGTGGGGTGATGTTGGTTCTCACGCTTTGCTATCTGTTCGGCTGCGCGTTCGCCAAACGCCGTCACCTGACGATTAAAGGCCAGCGGCTGGTGCTGCCCTCCTGGCGCTTCGCGCTGCTGCAGATGGGACTCTCTGCGGCAAACTGGATGGCGATGGGGGCGATAATCTGGCTGCTGTTGGGCAGCGAGATTAACTATTTTCTGGTATTAGGGGTGCTGCTGGTCAGCAGTATCGCCGGGGTGATTATCCACATTCCGGCCGGGATCGGCGTGCTGGAGGCAGTGTTTATCGCCATGCTCTCCGGGGAAGAGATTACGAAGGGCGCGATCATCGCCGCCCTGCTCGCCTGGCGCGCACTCTATTATTTCCTGCCGCTGCTGCTGGCGACGGTGGCTTATCTGCTGCTGGAGAGCCGGGCGAAAAAGCTGCGGCAAAAGAACGAGCGCAAGCTGGCCCGCGAATGA